The following nucleotide sequence is from uncultured Draconibacterium sp..
TCGCGTAAAACCCAGGCCAGAGCCATTTGCGCCAGCGATTGGCCACGCTCCTGAGCTATAGCATTCAAGGCCACAATTTTATCGTGCGCCGTTTCAACGTGTTCCTTTTTCAGAAACACCTCGCGTGTTGCACGCGATCCTTCCGGTATTCCTTTCAAATATTTATTGGTAAGCAAACCCTGGGCAAGTGGCGAAAACGGAATACAACCAATTCCTTCGTCTTCCAAAACATCCAGCAGTCCGTCTTCAACCCAGCGTTCAAACATCGAGTAACGTGGCTGATGAATCAAACATGGAGTTCCGAGTTCTTTCAAAATACGCGATGCTTCTTTGGCCATGTCGGCCGGATAATTTGAAATACCCACATACAATGCTTTTCCCGAGCGCACTGCCCGGTCCAGTGCCATCATGGTTTCCTCCAGCGGCGTGTCTAGATCAGGGCGATGAGAATAAAAAATATCCACGTATTCCAATCCCATTCGTTTTAAACTCTGGTCGAGACTGGCCAGCAAATTCTTGCGACTTCCCCATTCGCCATAAGGCCCGGGCCACATCAGATAACCCGCTTTACTCGAAATAATCAGTTCATCGCGGTAAGCACTAAAATCCTGCTTTAGAATCTTACCAAAATTTTCTTCTGCCGAACCCGGAGGCGGACCGTAATTATTGGCCAGATCGAAATGTGTGATACCCAAATCAAAAGCCCGGTGCAACATGGCCCGGCCATTTTCAAAAACATCAATGCCGCCAAAGTTATGCCATAATCCCAATGAAACGGCAGGCAGTTTCAGCCCCCATTTTCCGCAGCGGTTGTACAGCATATCATCGTATCTCGATTCTTTTGGAATATAGGTCATACTATTAAATTTAATTGGTTATTGCTAAAAGTATATTCTCAATCGCATAAAGTTATTATTCTTTTGCCACTTCTCTAAATCAATATCCAATCATCGTTTTCAACAACCTTCTAAAAGTACGGCCGACACAAGATTTCAAACATTTTCTGAAACTAATCGGCCTTAAAACCATATAAATAATATAGAAACTAAAATTAATTGGCCATGAGTGAAAAACTAGTTACAATCGTAGTATTACCTTTAGCGCGTGCCCATATTTTGAAAATGCGTTTAGAGGAAAAAGGAATTAAATGTGAGCTTGAAGACGTACATTTAATTGAAGGAGCTGCCACTTCAACCGTTCGGGTTAAAATATTGGAAAACGACCTGAACGAAGCCTTTAAAGAAGTCGATTTACTGCTGGGACTAAAATCGGGGAAACATAGAAAAGTCAACAAACCCGGCCA
It contains:
- the mgrA gene encoding L-glyceraldehyde 3-phosphate reductase, with product MTYIPKESRYDDMLYNRCGKWGLKLPAVSLGLWHNFGGIDVFENGRAMLHRAFDLGITHFDLANNYGPPPGSAEENFGKILKQDFSAYRDELIISSKAGYLMWPGPYGEWGSRKNLLASLDQSLKRMGLEYVDIFYSHRPDLDTPLEETMMALDRAVRSGKALYVGISNYPADMAKEASRILKELGTPCLIHQPRYSMFERWVEDGLLDVLEDEGIGCIPFSPLAQGLLTNKYLKGIPEGSRATREVFLKKEHVETAHDKIVALNAIAQERGQSLAQMALAWVLRDKRITSVLIGASSVKQLDDNVDMLKKVAFSDEELEAIEEVLR